The following are encoded together in the Misgurnus anguillicaudatus chromosome 14, ASM2758022v2, whole genome shotgun sequence genome:
- the LOC129450007 gene encoding uncharacterized protein F54H12.2-like — MALLHNMSGECIKSELDIFTVPPTQTSLEKNDYLEVPPLSAISDSAPLEFFIAGTGEDYLDLNNTMLFLRLKITRPNGTDIPDPAPVGLINYAGATVFSQLDISLGDRLISQSSSTYPYRCIIECLMNYSKDALESLFTPGLFYKDTAGHTDVRDPVGRNRGLLKRSSFTHGSQAVELLVPIHADIFFQEKLLINGVDVKIRLIRGKDEFCLMRSDDVAYKVKILSASLFVKKVSVSPAVRLGHAQALLNTTAKYPVDRVCLKTISLPAGSRVSNQENLFLGTLPKSIILGMVDNDAFSGSYDKNPFTVNHYDLEFLAIYADGKQIPSKPLQPDFESGSAVREYYQLVMSTGRHLKNHALAIDRDEFLGGYSLFAFNLTPDEECGQHLSLVKSGNIRLEARFKNPLPRTITMIIYAVFDSIIQISNRRQVMVDYY, encoded by the coding sequence ATGGCGTTACTGCACAACATGTCTGGAGAATGTATCAAGTCGGAGCTGGATATATTTACAGTTCCGCCGACGCAGACGTCTCTTGAGAAAAATGATTATTTAGAGGTTCCGCCTTTATCGGCTATATCAGACTCTGCGCCTCTGGAGTTTTTTATCGCCGGCACGGGTGAAGATTATCTGGATCTAAATAACACGATGCTCTTTCTCAGGCTTAAAATCACGAGACCTAACGGCACCGACATCCCAGACCCCGCGCCTGTCGGGCTAATAAACTATGCAGGGGCGACCGTGTTCTCACAGCTGGATATAAGCCTCGGCGACCGATTGATCTCTCAGAGCTCGAGCACGTACCCTTACAGATGCATCATAGAGTGTCTcatgaactacagtaaagatgCTCTGGAATCTCTTTTCACGCCCGGTCTGTTTTACAAGGACACCGCGGGTCACACCGACGTCCGCGACCCCGTAGGCCGAAACAGGGGCCTGCTCAAGAGATCGTCTTTCACGCATGGCAGTCAAGCGGTAGAGCTGCTAGTACCTATTCACGCCGACATTTTCTTTCAGGAAAAATTACTGATAAACGGCGTCGATGTTAAAATACGCTTGATCAGGGGGAAGGATGAATTCTGTCTGATGAGGAGCGATGACGTGGCCTACAAAGTAAAAATCTTGTCAGCCTCCCTATTTGTCAAGAAAGTAAGCGTGTCACCAGCCGTCAGACTGGGTCACGCCCAGGCGCTGCTCAACACGACCGCCAAGTACCCTGTCGACAGAGTTTGTCTTAAAACCATCTCTCTACCTGCAGGATCGCGCGTTTCGAATCAAGAAAATCTGTTTTTAGGAACGCTGCCGAAATCAATCATCCTGGGGATGGTTGATAACGACGCTTTTTCCGGATCTTACGATAAAAACCCATTCACTGTCAATCATTACGATTTGGAGTTCCTGGCCATCTATGCCGACGGTAAACAAATACCGTCAAAACCGCTGCAGCCGGATTTCGAATCGGGCTCCGCTGTGCGTGAATATTACCAACTGGTAATGTCCACGGGGAGACATCTGAAAAACCACGCTCTAGCGATCGATAGAGACGAATTTCTGGGAGGATACTCGCTGTTTGCGTTTAATCTCACCCCCGACGAAGAGTGCGGTCAACATCTATCACTGGTCAAGTCCGGAAACATCAGGCTGGAAGCGCGGTTTAAAAATCCACTACCCCGCACCATCACGATGATTATTTATGCAGTGTTTGATTCGATCATACAGATTTCAAACCGCAGGCAGGTCATGGTCGATTATTATTGA